The genomic DNA TTTCTCCAATTCTTCAAAACTCGCATTGTTTAATATATCTGCTGCTGTTTCAGAATTTTCATGATCTTGGGCATTTCCACCAAACCTCATATCTAACAGTTCATCTTTTTGAAAAGAAAATCCACGACCACGCTCTTCAAACTGTGGACTAGACCAGCCTAAATCAAACAAGATTGCATCCACTTCTTTAAAAACCTCTTTTTCCAAAATCTTGCTAAAGTTAGAAAAATTATCTCTGACCAATACAACATTTTCTTCTGAAGATTCTAAAAATTTTTTTGCACGCAAAATTGCCTCGGGATCCATATCTATCCCAAGCAATTTTCCATTTGGTAAAATCTTTTCTAAAATGAGCTCCGAATGCCCTGCATCGCCAAGCGTCCCATCCACGACCTTCATTCCAGACTTCAAATTTAACAACTCTACCACCTCATTCACTAATACTGGTTTATGTCTCATACTTCCTTATTTTATACCCCCAAATCCGCCATCTGCTCTGCTATTTCACTACTTTCTTGTTCTGCTTTTGTAGTATATTCCACCCACTTTTCCTGATCCCAAATCTCCAATCTATTGTACAAACCTGCCACAATAGTTGTTTTTTTGAGCCCAGCAAAACTGCGCAAATATTCTGGCAAAACTATTCTTCCCTGCTTGTCTATATCCACATCCATTGCTCCAGCCAACATAAGTCTAGAAAACGCACGACTCTTGGCCTGACTAAAAGGCAAAGAAGCAAGTTTTTCCGCTAGCTTTTCCCATTCTTTTTTTGTATAAAGAAATAAACAATTGTCCAATCCACGAGTAATTACTGCACCACCTTTTAGATCTTCTCTAAATTTCTTTGGCACAGCCATTCTCCCCTTCTCGTCTAAATTGTGCTTGTATTCTCCAATAAACATAATTTTTTTAATGAGGCAAACCTCTTTGTGGTGTCAATCCTAATTTGAGTGATATAACCTATTGGTTAGTATTTTTTCAAACTAGTGAAAGAGCAAACGCTCAAATTAGGATTGGGGGCTATCACCAAATATTATTTTGTTGGCTAAATCTTCAAATTTTGAGCGGGACGAAAAGAAAAAATCTTTGCCCTGCCATAGCATCGGAAATATTTTTTCTTAAAGTCGCAGTCAAAATTTGAAGATTTAGGTAGAAATAGTGTTTGGTGATAGCCCTATAGTAGGAAGACAAGCATTTTCCCCACTTCTCACCACTTATATCCATTATATACCACTTCCGCACATTTCTCAACCATACTTATCCACAGGGTAGAAAATCATGATGCACGATACAGATAACATGAGGCAAAAAACACACATCATCCTGAGCGAAATGGAGCAAAGCGGAATGCAGTCGAATGCCTGCCGGCAGGCAGGGATCTTGAAATAGTTTCACTAAATTAAGAATTAACAAAGAATAAAAAAGACGGGCTAAAGTTTTATTTTAATTATTTATACTTTGATTATGTTGTACGGGGATCCGTTCGACTCCACTTCGTTTCGCTCAGGATGACGTGTGTTAATTTATCATTCTCAGCTTGACTTAGGAATCCAGAATCTCCAAATAAGAACATTGATTCAAACCTTAAAACCACAATCAAGTTGGGAATGACAAAAAAGGAACACAGGACATTCTACAAAAAATAAAAAAAACCGTTAGTTTTACCTAACGGCTTTTAAAAAACCGATGTCTTTTTTCAAAAAAAGTATATGGAATTTTGCTCAATAAAAAAAATAGAAATAAACCAGGTAAAA from Candidatus Magasanikbacteria bacterium includes the following:
- the rsmH gene encoding 16S rRNA (cytosine(1402)-N(4))-methyltransferase RsmH; protein product: MRHKPVLVNEVVELLNLKSGMKVVDGTLGDAGHSELILEKILPNGKLLGIDMDPEAILRAKKFLESSEENVVLVRDNFSNFSKILEKEVFKEVDAILFDLGWSSPQFEERGRGFSFQKDELLDMRFGGNAQDHENSETAADILNNASFEELEKIFREYGEERFAKDIAKVVIEKRRKEKFSKTGQLVEIAMDIYKKKGSREKIHPATRILQALRIAVNDEIRILKDVLPQAVENLKTGGRLAVISFHSLEDRVVKHFFKSQQNKLKIITKKPVSPGQEELNENRRARSAKLRVAEKI
- the mraZ gene encoding division/cell wall cluster transcriptional repressor MraZ, with protein sequence MFIGEYKHNLDEKGRMAVPKKFREDLKGGAVITRGLDNCLFLYTKKEWEKLAEKLASLPFSQAKSRAFSRLMLAGAMDVDIDKQGRIVLPEYLRSFAGLKKTTIVAGLYNRLEIWDQEKWVEYTTKAEQESSEIAEQMADLGV